The following proteins come from a genomic window of Malus domestica chromosome 02, GDT2T_hap1:
- the LOC114827354 gene encoding UDP-N-acetylglucosamine transporter UGNT1-like: protein MAINYGIWMVGMNIRKRKQIVRLHSAFGNLINYFYYFIILHLTRIIITSQNIPSRPAPDSHCHFLTPPLLKSCPKASTFQSRNFPERQSLCDSEGEREEERACLTMETERTQVKLPVSSNSPRTKKSPAMTRKGAFAAVSYMASAVLLIMFNKAALSSYNFPSANVITLFQMVSSCTFLYALKCRKIVSFTTEPESTPNNPAVMVPFKTLIRTLPLAMSYLLYMLVTMESVRGINVPMYTTLRRTTVAFTMIVEHILTRQKHSYPVMGSVGIIILGAIVAGARDLSFDAYSYGVVFVANICTAIYLASIAHIGKSSGLSTFGLMWCNGIICGPILLFWTSINGDLEGMINFPHLFSPGFQAVMLLSCVMAFSINYCVFWNTTLNSALTQTICGNLKDLFTIGLGWLLFGGLPFDLLNVAGQSLGFFGSCLYAYCKLRGN, encoded by the exons ATGGCAATAAATTATGGAATTTGGATGGTTGGGATGAATATTCGCAAAAGGAAACAAATCGTACGTTTACATTCTGCTtttggtaatctaattaattatttttattattttattattttacacCTGACCAGAATCATCATTACTTCCCAAAATATTCCGTCCCGTCCGGCCCCCGACTCTCACTGCCACTTTCTCACACCCCCACTTCTTAAAAGTTGCCCAAAAGCTTCGACTTTCCAGTCCCGAAACTTTCCAGAGCGTCAGAGTCTCTGCGACTccgaaggagagagggaggaagaaagggCGTGTTTGACGATGGAGACGGAAAGAACCCAGGTGAAGTTGCCAGTCTCCTCCAACTCTCCGCGGACCAAGAAATCCCCGGCGATGACCAGGAAAGGAGCTTTTGCTGCCGTTTCTTACATGGCTTCCGCCG TTCTCTTGATAATGTTCAACAAAGCAGCCCTCTCTTCTTACAATTTCCCGTCTGCAAATGTCATCACACTTTTCCAG ATGGTATCGTCGTGTACATTTCTGTACGCACTGAAATGCAGGAAGATCGTTTCTTTCACAACAGAACCAGAGAGTACTCCGAACAATCCAGCTGTTATGGTACCATTTAAGACGTTGATTCGCACTCTTCCTCTTGCAATGTCCTATTTGCTTTACATG TTGGTAACAATGGAATCAGTTCGTGGTATAAATGTTCCTATGTACACCACCCTGAGACGGACTACTGTAGCTTTTACAATGATTGTTGAGCATATTTTGACACGGCAGAAACATTCATATCCTGTTATGGGCAG TGTGGGGATAATTATACTCGGTGCAATTGTTGCCGGAGCTCGGGATTTGTCATTTGACGCCTATAGCTATGGTGTTGTCTTTGTTGCAAACATATGCACAGCGATATATCTTGCTTCTATAGCTCATATTG GTAAATCCAGTGGTCTTAGTACCTTTGGCCTAATGTGGTGCAATG GAATAATATGTGGACCAATCTTGCTGTTTTGGACATCAATTAACGGTGACCTAGAAGGGATGATAAACTTCCCGCATCTATTCTCCCCTGGGTTTCAG GCTGTGATGCTTCTTTCCTGTGTTATGGCTTTTTCCATAAATTATTGCGTTTTTTGGAATACCACTCTGAATTCTGCTCTCACACAGACAATTTGTGGTAATTTGAAG